Below is a genomic region from Gadus chalcogrammus isolate NIFS_2021 chromosome 19, NIFS_Gcha_1.0, whole genome shotgun sequence.
accctattaaataatgtataaattacCTTAGTTAAAATGAACACCATTAATAAATTATTACTAGACCATTCATTCATATAGATGTATCTGTCAGTTGAGGATTATTAccgcattaactaatgttaatgaaTGTTTGATTAATTTATACTTATTGTAGTGTTACTTATTATCGTAAAAATGATGACTACAATGATTAAATAAAGGTCATAACAATTATATTGACAACGGTGCACCATACGTGAAGATGAGAATGACTATTATGGTATGGATGAGCTACCCATCAGCTGCGTGTAGATCTTGGGTACATCCAGCAGGGAGGACAGCGCCACCAGGGGGGAGACCAGGGCGGATATGAAGAGCGGCCCGAGGAACGTCCGTGGAACCACGCCGGGGAACTCATGATGGTCGTACTGGAGGAACCACAATCAGTGCTCATTGTATGCCTCTTATATAAGATACAAATGAATAACTGTAAATGGTTACTAAATACATCAGCTTTGATAACGTCTACTTTCAGTTTAATGTCTTATCATTTCTGAGACTCTAATTGTGTATATTGTCTGTGTATTATCTGTAATTATTCCTTTTCCTATTTTCTTTCCGTGTCACCTGAATTTCCAGTGTGGTATCCATAACGGACAATTTTCCTTGTATAGAacttaataatttaaatatatgcAATATAAACCAACTCCCCAAAATAAAGTAAGTCCTTGGATACACATTCATAATATGAATGTATGCAATACAAAACAAACCTCAAATATAAAGGTAAAGTACTCAAGTCCTTGGATATAAATTGATAATTTAAATATATGCAATATAAAACAAATCAAACACATAAAGTTTAAGTTAATCCTCTCTGCAGAGCTCTGCACCAGAGACAACCATGACCACACCAGACTCTTACCCGGTCAAAGTCGAGTCTGTGGTACAGAATATCATGTGCTGCCTGCAGATTGAAGCTCTCTTCTACTTTGGAGAAGGGGCATATGAATAAATgtaacagagacacagaaatcagtaacaacagcagcagtagcCCAGAATCTGTCCTCTTTTCTGCCATGACAGCGGCATTGAAATCAACTTCCTGTTTAGCCGGATGTCCAAATACGTTCGGTGGACGGATATACCTACGTTGGTTTttatatgttattatttatgaatttatttttattttacactttATATTTTCACGTATTTCTTTATTGTAACCGAGAAAATAAAAAGCTAATCCGGTTTAGTCAGATGTCCAAATACAGCACATTATTTTCGTTGGCTGATATACTTATGTTGGTTTTTATATGTAATTATTAAtacgtttattttttattttacactttATTTTTGCACATATTTTTCAAATGTAATCGATGAAATAAAAagttacaattgttttattttttaacgttCATGGTTTTTCCACGTGTAGCGAGCCAGAGAGCGACGACGCCCCACGCGTGGCGCCATGTGATTGCTCCACGACGTTATTGACGCTTCAAAAGGACCAATCAGCGCAGGCCACAATCCCACAAGCAGTTCTGACGCGGAAACGCAAGGGGTACCGTTTTTGAGCCACACTAGCCGGCATGTAAATAACATAAAACGGTTCTTTGCATATGTACATACACCTTCAACTTTAGATTGAATGATTAAAACGGCCCATTAAGTGAGCTGGCAGAGCCGTGCACGGGGTTATGTTTTCATTCTGAGGGGTGACTTTGTGCATGAGATCTCTCCCAGCTTGTGAAGATGCGGTCCATCCGTCcatcgctgctgctgctgccctgtctgctgctgctgcttgggaTCTCCCGGACGGCTGATGCCAAGAGAGATCTGAAAAGCGCGTGCACTACCTGTCGACAGGTGACGGATAACTTCAAAAAGGTAGGTTGTATATGCCGTAATCCCTACATGCATAGGACATGTGTGGTGGGCTTCGTCTGGTCTGCTCATGTTGGATGATACTttatttcttattattattgtgtgtgtgtgtgtgtgtgtgtgtgtgtgtgtgtgtgtgtgtgtgtgtgtgtgtgtgtgtgtgtgtgtgtgtgtgtgtgtgtgtgtgtgtgtgtgtgtgtgtgtgtgtgtgtgtgtgtgtgtgtgtgtgtgtgtgtgtgtcttctaaGGGGATTGAAAGAACTGCAAAGCAGGGCTTTGGTGGTGGGAACACTGCCTGGGAGGAGAGAACGCTGTCAAAATATGAAACCAGGTGAGGATTCACATTAGATGCTTGTGCTCTCTCTATGGGTTCGTCTTGCAGTACTAGACCAGTTTTAGATAAAGTGTCCCTCCTGGACGGAATATAGTATCTGCAGATGTAATGTTGACTCTTGCAGCACTGTTAAAAGTCAtgatgtagtagtagtagtagtagtagtagtagtagtagtagtcgtaaATTTAGTTTCTATGGACACTGTCTTAGGGGTATTATAACCACTAGTATTTAATGTAGTTTATATTTCAACTGTTGTAGAAGTGGTATTACCATTGTAACTATTGTTAGTGCTGGTAGTGGAGGCTTCGATCTATAGTGTTGGGTTACCCGAGTTGTATGACTTGTAGTATGACGTCGTTGTTCTGCCCAGTGAGATCCGTCTGACGGAGATCTTGGAGGCGGTGTGCGACAGCAGCAGCTTCGAGTGCAACCGCatggtggaggagcatgaggaccTGTTTGAGACCTGGTGGTTCAAGAGGTAGGCGCGTGCGTCCGGATGAGTGGATGAACGTTCCCCCGCTGCTCTGGTCCTGCCAGGGGGAGTCACGTTGCCGTCTTGTTTTCCAGGAAGACCAAACACCCGGACCTCCATAAGTGGTTCTGTGTGGAGTCCGTTAAGGTGTGCTGTCCTAAGGGGGCGTATGGACCACAGTGCAAAGGTACCCAGAGCTCATGTAGCACTTAGATTAATGCATGTCCCACGGCACGGACTGAAACTGTACCTAACTGTACCTGATGGTAAAACCGATGCTCAAAGTCTTCACACATATCATCTATAATGTCATGAAGATGCATATCATCATAGACAGCAACAGCAGAGGCAATGCCCTTACACTTAGCTAGATGTATGTCACAGACTGATACTGTACCTGATGGTAAGACTTCACATGTATTCATCATCTATAAGGTCATAAATTATACATATctacatagacagagacagtaTCCTGCATCACGTCCTTGACCACATCCTATATAGTAGGATGTCAGGCTGATACTGAGAACACACTAGAAGATTAACATCCCATAAGTGCTTAAGAGCGAtgtagatggaggggggggttgtgtgtgatAGTTAGGATTTTCAAAACATGGAAGTCCTTGTTGGGACGTATCGAATGTTCCGAGTCTCGGGTCAAACCGCTGAAAGTTCCTTTTTAGACCAGACGGTCTTCATACCCTGCTATCGGGTTAACCTTCCGTCTCATCGTCCAATCACAGACTGCGTGGGGGGCTCGGACCGCCCCTGCCATGGCAACGGGGCATGCGATGGCGACGCGACCCGGGGCGGCGACGGCCGCTGCAGCTGTAACCACGGTTACGAGGGGGAGTCCTGCCTGGAGTGCATCGACGGCTACTTCGGCGAGGTGAAGAACGACACCTTCACCCTCTGCTCAGGTGAGCTGGAAGCCTCTTCCTTAGTGCTGCACTGTGTACGGCTTCCCtttagcagcctctagtggccAGTGATGGAGCTACAGTTACAGCTCTATCACGTGTAGAGGGCATTCGCTATCGTCTGAGATTAGGGGGATGTGGAGGGGCAGAAGGGGTCAAGGATAAGACAATTTGTTGGGAATTATTCCGCGGATTGATTTGTCGGCCGAAGAGGGCATTTAGT
It encodes:
- the creld2 gene encoding cysteine-rich with EGF-like domain protein 2 isoform X2 yields the protein MRSIRPSLLLLPCLLLLLGISRTADAKRDLKSACTTCRQVTDNFKKGIERTAKQGFGGGNTAWEERTLSKYETSEIRLTEILEAVCDSSSFECNRMVEEHEDLFETWWFKRKTKHPDLHKWFCVESVKVCCPKGAYGPQCKDCVGGSDRPCHGNGACDGDATRGGDGRCSCNHGYEGESCLECIDGYFGEVKNDTFTLCSECHASCQSCSGGTNQDCDECKAGWEEDEQDACVDVNECSKDPAPCGEEEYCINNDGSFSCKGCDKVCSGCTGAGANGCRDCAAGYHDVEGTCTDVDECSGGGGAAAVWAADHQQCVNTPGAHLCVCAEGHEEGDGGCVPRALSEPDEEEPATEPPQAHDDL
- the creld2 gene encoding cysteine-rich with EGF-like domain protein 2 isoform X1, whose protein sequence is MRSIRPSLLLLPCLLLLLGISRTADAKRDLKSACTTCRQVTDNFKKGIERTAKQGFGGGNTAWEERTLSKYETSEIRLTEILEAVCDSSSFECNRMVEEHEDLFETWWFKRKTKHPDLHKWFCVESVKVCCPKGAYGPQCKDCVGGSDRPCHGNGACDGDATRGGDGRCSCNHGYEGESCLECIDGYFGEVKNDTFTLCSECHASCQSCSGGTNQDCDECKAGWEEDEQDACVDVNECSKDPAPCGEEEYCINNDGSFSCKGCDKVCSGCTGAGANGCRDCAAGYHDVEGTCTDVDECSGGGGAAAVWAADHQQCVNTPGAHLCVCAEGHEEGDGGCVPRALSEEPDEEEPATEPPQAHDDL